The nucleotide sequence CTCTGTTTGgacagaatatttaaatataaatatttgtttggGAAAAATACAAACTATGGCATTTCATCAAGGAAGGAACAAAGTGCTCACCAAGAAATTCATAAAATCTTCTGCGATTACAAGCAATGGAGAGACTTAAACTTTCAGCAGAGGACTGAGATGCAAGTCTTTGTCAGTCATATAAATAATTAGCATCCCCACAATGAAACAGTTACTGCTATGAGGCATGAGCCCTAATAAAGGTGCCTAAGAGCTTGAATAAAAAGCTGACACTGCTTTGTTGAAATCACTTACAGTAACTATGGTGACTTCATGGGAACCCAAGCAGGTTCTCAGGGAGAAGCAGATTTCCATTTAAAATCTATTCCCAGGGTCACAGGTAGATAAGACAAATTGACTTCATCTAAGTGGTGCGTTTTTGCCTTTTTGgtatttctttctaaagaaTGATGCCACAACCTTCATGGTGGACTCCTCTATAGAACTGTGGGACCTTCCAGATTTAAGACTGTTGTTTTCTCCTAAAACTCTTTCCTGAAACACTAAGATCTGTATAAGAATTCTAAGCTTTCAGCAGTGTCAtttcaaaaaaatctgaattttgaaCAAAAGTGCCACAGAATATCTTACAGGTAAATGGTTATGGAGTCCAAGACATGAACTtcacacccagggcagggtAAGCCGGTTGAATGTATTGGCAGTGCACTGCAGATGAGAAGTGGATGCCATGCTGCTGCCCAAACACATCACCACACCCCTGTTTTTGTGAGCACTAACCTGTAGTCACCTATTATTGGGAAAATTTTATGATGCAGAGGCTCAGATAAACCAAATTTCCCTTAGACTTAGGTGCCTCAATCCCTTCACTGAAGTTTAACACTTTGTGCTATCACCCTTCACTGATACTTTCTTTGTCTTAGGAAAGGTGCTTGATCATTTGATGTGGTGATTTTTACAAATCTCACTTTTAGCTGCCTAATTCCTTGCAGATTCCTAATGCCTTCCTTCCTTGTAATAGTCATCCTGACATAAGACCATTAAAGCCACAAAATAACCTGGCCGCACTTGAAAGGCCACAGCTGCAAAAATATCTGCCAACACTTTAAACAGATTGTTGCATGTGAAACTCAAAAAACTTACCTGAGAAATGGAAgtccacagatttttttttttaaacaccaaatagtaaaatgtaataaaaaagctttttaaacaaaaacattacAGAATACTGGCATGCCGTACAAATGTGATTAACCCACTGAAATTCAAACTAGTTGTAGGTTATGTTCAAGGTACCTTTTCtataaatagttttttttaatgttcattcTACATTCACACTAGTTTAACCATGTAAACAAGTCTGTGAAAACTGAGATTAAGGTCACTTTCAAATCTGTTTGccaaatacttcagaaaaatataatattacACAGAAAATTCAATAAAGTAAGATAGATCCATCTACTGCCTAAACAGTTCAATAGATGCTAGGGGGTAAATTATTAACAAAATGACACCTAAAAGAGGTTTCCAAAAATTAAAGATAAGTAACATGCAATGCATTAACATTTGTGTTTATCACTTGAAAGTgtaaataaatgctgaaaaaatatgATTTACTATTCCTAGTGCTATCCTATTTTTGAAGGGCAAATCTTTGGAAACAATATTATCTGAGGTTTAAAAACATCCCCCGTCTTTTTTACCCCATGTTTATTAATCTTAAAATATACTCGAATGTATTTTCTTCACAAggaaaatgtataaaattaaTCTTACAATATCAACACTATAAACAACTTCCTTGAGACATTTTCTGGACACAGAATTTCTCTGAAGATTTAAGTATAACAATTctagaataattatttttttaaatatgtacatTCGTTCCAACGTCCTAGACCCAAGAAGAAATCCAAGTAAACTCTACAAAAGTTAGCCATGAGTCTTTGTCCAGTTAAGATGATGTCCAGCTTTGCCAGTCTCGCTGCATTTCAATATAATCAACAAAATTGTAACATTACTTGTTTTTGTGTAGCAAGTTCCCAAACTTTTGCATAAATCCCCTCAGCTTGTTTTCATTAGGCTGCAATGGGTGGTAAGCAGCTGAGTTGTAGCTGACCATGTGATTACTCCTGCCATAATTATTCCCTAAGGTCTTGGTTTTGATATCTGATAGATGTGAACTGCTGttggctgcatttcctgcaggtTGGCTGGCATTTTCCATCTTACAGAACGGCTCAAAGCGACTATAAACACGCCTTTCACTCAAACGAGACCTCAGCTCCTCTTGGTGCTTGGAGCCTGTCAGCTGTGGTGCCACTGAACTTGCTCTTTGGAGAGCAGAAACAGGAGCACTTTCGGAAGTAGCATTTGAAGAGATTTCCTTTGCATCTTGATACTGAATCTGTTCTGTATTAAATCTTGGAGTAGATGGATCTCCTGCAGTTTCTATGAACTTACTTTCAAGGGGGCACAAGAGAGGACACTTTTTACTGCTCTCATCAGATGGAGGTTTTGGAGATTTTGGTGACTTGGGAGACTTTGGAGACTTTGTTGGACTCACGGTGACATCTTCTTTACTTCTGTTCAAACTACCTTGAGAATTTGAtgatgaatttctttttctctttggggAAGAATCTGtcttattttcagaaatcttCGGTTTTTGATTCTCATCTTCAGAAACCAATGTGTCAGAACTACTACACATTCTGTAAAAGGCAGGACCTTTGTTTTTTGACAAGTTTTCCTTCTTGTCTGGTGTGAGATTAAGAAGCGACCGCAGTTTCTGGGATCCTTTCTTCAGAAAACTTGGAGAATTCttactttctttctttgatgCGCAATCTTTACTAGACTCCTCCCTGCTAGCTTCAGTGAGAGCCGCCATGGAGATTGCCTTGCTAGCAGTCGGGCTCTTCAGCTCTCCTTTCAggtccttttcctcctgtggcAAGTGATTGGTTACACTATGCAAACTTTTAGCATTCTTCAGCATGTCTTCTGGAAGTTTTGGACTAACTGGCTGCTTAAGTCTATGCCTAGTCAACGTGCTGTAAACATAATTGGATGCATGTTTGTTGGTACCAGGATCCAATATGGACTTCGAATTAAACATGGGAAAACTTCTCCTTTTGagcatattttcattttgaaggtTCTTCAAATTTTCTGCATGTTTGTCTGTACACAGCGTTGTGTACAAATACAGTGATGAGTCGCCAGCTGCATTTGAATTTACAGTAGGTTTTGTGTCATCTGCAATCTGAATTCTATGGCCTGTTGGTGCATCTGATTTAAGAGGAGAGTTTGTGCTAAGCTCCTCTAACTTATTATCCGTTCTATCTTCCACACTCGGAGCGTGGTTAGAAGTCCCTTTGGGTGTTGCACTTCCCTCTGACCCAATTATAGTTGAATTTGAAGAACTCGCACAGCTGCTTACTTCCTGCTGTTCAGGTAAAGTTGGCTGAAACACCAATGACGATCGCAAGCGAGAATGAGAGTACAGCGCATGAGCTTTAATATTTTCAGCTGTGTCATAGCTATCATATCTGTCACCCAAGGCTGACCCATTTGACTCTACTGGATAATCTGACTGGTCATTCAAATAGGACTTTATTCGCCAGTTACGTAGGAATGA is from Serinus canaria isolate serCan28SL12 chromosome 3, serCan2020, whole genome shotgun sequence and encodes:
- the FAM83B gene encoding protein FAM83B — protein: METSSLLSSLHDECRSDNYIEPHYKEWYRIAIDALIEGGLEAYKEFLSKERCSEFLADEEIDYILNNVHKLPQNTVYSSNHAIDDTSSSGTYWPIESDVEAPNLDLGWPYLMPGISGGTNIDLLFHPPRAQPYTIKETVRKMIRDARKVIAIVMDMFTDVDIFREIVEASARGIAVYILLDESNFSHFLKMTEKQGCQVQRLRNMRVRTVKGQDYYSKTGAKFHGKMEQKFILVDCKKVIYGSYSFMWSFEKTNLSMVQVITGQLVESFDEEFRTLYARSSIPSSFAPELVRVNSRKALWDSDTYQHSVSSLASVSSQRNLFGRQDNVLKIDPVWKSRGRYAVNEIDKYGLRNQAYNKQPFNPAFNVQNPIQQYQPSEKNEHWKRHSYAGEKPERTPYLLLNRAINRANNLPNTWKMPSDSLSIVSSLRGGYANNYNIPQQSFADQFSRPKVNLAERNSIVRRSFNGTDNHIRHLQQRMPTLEHTTKSFLRNWRIKSYLNDQSDYPVESNGSALGDRYDSYDTAENIKAHALYSHSRLRSSLVFQPTLPEQQEVSSCASSSNSTIIGSEGSATPKGTSNHAPSVEDRTDNKLEELSTNSPLKSDAPTGHRIQIADDTKPTVNSNAAGDSSLYLYTTLCTDKHAENLKNLQNENMLKRRSFPMFNSKSILDPGTNKHASNYVYSTLTRHRLKQPVSPKLPEDMLKNAKSLHSVTNHLPQEEKDLKGELKSPTASKAISMAALTEASREESSKDCASKKESKNSPSFLKKGSQKLRSLLNLTPDKKENLSKNKGPAFYRMCSSSDTLVSEDENQKPKISENKTDSSPKRKRNSSSNSQGSLNRSKEDVTVSPTKSPKSPKSPKSPKPPSDESSKKCPLLCPLESKFIETAGDPSTPRFNTEQIQYQDAKEISSNATSESAPVSALQRASSVAPQLTGSKHQEELRSRLSERRVYSRFEPFCKMENASQPAGNAANSSSHLSDIKTKTLGNNYGRSNHMVSYNSAAYHPLQPNENKLRGFMQKFGNLLHKNK